In one Cloacibacillus porcorum genomic region, the following are encoded:
- a CDS encoding gluconeogenesis factor YvcK family protein, producing the protein MNAVLWILTFITAFMLGGAAVYFIAPKRRRFWRRPAERHRIMSNALEYRLSLGPRVVAIGGGTGLSTLLGGLKGFTRNITAVVAVTDEGGSSGRLRQEWGMLPPGDIRNCIVALAENDSSLNSLLNFRFDRGELKGHSLGNLILLATTEMMGDFQRAVEELNKLLAIRGQVLPVTTDNVTLKGETADGRLLSGELEISDNGSQLAKLWIEPADAEALSGVKQAFAEAEIIVLGPGSLFTSVLPNLLLSDMAKLLRDTKVPIVYIANLMTQPKETEGMNIVAHVDWITGVLGTVPDYVLANQSAIPAEFLSRYSKIGAEPLYLSAKEENYLESLGTTVVYGDYCEIRNGKYLRHNAQNLSETIMELIRENRKS; encoded by the coding sequence GTGAACGCCGTTCTCTGGATACTCACCTTTATAACAGCCTTTATGCTTGGCGGGGCGGCCGTCTATTTTATCGCGCCCAAACGGCGCAGGTTCTGGAGGAGGCCCGCGGAGCGCCACCGCATCATGTCCAACGCCCTTGAGTACAGGCTCTCGCTGGGGCCGCGCGTCGTCGCGATCGGCGGCGGCACGGGACTTTCAACGCTGCTTGGCGGCCTTAAGGGCTTTACCCGGAATATCACGGCGGTTGTCGCCGTCACGGACGAGGGCGGCAGCTCCGGGAGGCTGCGCCAGGAGTGGGGCATGCTGCCCCCCGGCGACATACGCAACTGCATCGTCGCGCTCGCGGAGAACGACAGCTCGCTGAACAGCCTGCTCAATTTCCGCTTCGACCGCGGCGAGCTCAAGGGTCACAGCCTGGGGAACCTCATCCTCCTCGCGACGACGGAGATGATGGGCGATTTCCAGCGCGCCGTGGAGGAGCTGAACAAGCTCCTTGCCATACGCGGGCAGGTGCTGCCCGTAACGACTGACAATGTAACGCTCAAGGGAGAGACCGCCGACGGCAGGCTGCTTTCCGGCGAGCTGGAGATATCGGATAACGGCAGCCAGCTGGCGAAGCTGTGGATAGAGCCTGCGGACGCCGAGGCGCTGTCCGGCGTGAAACAGGCCTTCGCCGAGGCCGAGATAATTGTGCTCGGCCCGGGAAGCCTTTTTACCAGCGTGCTTCCGAACCTTCTGCTCAGCGATATGGCGAAGCTGCTTCGGGATACGAAGGTCCCCATCGTCTATATCGCGAATCTGATGACTCAGCCGAAGGAGACGGAGGGCATGAACATCGTCGCCCATGTCGACTGGATAACCGGCGTTCTGGGCACCGTCCCCGATTATGTGCTTGCCAACCAGTCCGCGATACCGGCGGAATTTCTTTCGCGCTACAGCAAGATCGGCGCGGAGCCGCTCTACCTCTCCGCGAAAGAGGAGAATTATTTGGAGTCGCTCGGAACGACGGTGGTCTACGGCGATTACTGTGAGATAAGAAACGGGAAATATCTGCGGCATAACGCGCAGAACCTCTCGGAGACGATCATGGAACTAATCCGCGAGAACAGGAAGAGCTGA
- the whiA gene encoding DNA-binding protein WhiA — MEGLNHTIWDEWGALPASQPVKDEAAGIIDGMSYNVEGEDYLFTSPRLFVVRRLMRLWGECEWSGPADGESIRLIHTQQRGRIVFSIGRRAATEIFAVTNAMAKRTRNWNWVRGLFGSCGALYIPRAGYYLVIRPPAGKGSAERLQAILKSCGFTVGVRKKMECRELMLRDQQQIVTFLSRIGLVKTALDLEETAIYRSMRSHANKLVNCDAANINKSLEAARLQMELIRQMEDLGIVEELPAPLFELVMARKKNPSITLKELGQTLPRPISKSTVEYRWRKLETMLRKQSKGDDANVLRKGRR, encoded by the coding sequence ATGGAAGGTCTGAATCACACCATCTGGGACGAGTGGGGCGCGCTTCCCGCCTCCCAGCCGGTAAAAGACGAGGCGGCCGGAATCATCGACGGCATGAGTTATAATGTGGAGGGCGAAGATTATCTCTTCACCTCGCCCCGCCTCTTCGTAGTGCGGCGGCTGATGCGCCTCTGGGGAGAATGCGAATGGAGCGGTCCGGCGGACGGAGAGAGTATCCGCCTCATCCATACGCAGCAGAGGGGCCGGATAGTATTCTCCATCGGCAGGCGCGCGGCGACGGAGATCTTCGCCGTCACGAACGCGATGGCGAAGCGCACACGAAATTGGAATTGGGTACGCGGCCTCTTCGGGAGCTGCGGCGCGCTCTATATACCGAGGGCCGGATACTATCTGGTCATCCGTCCGCCGGCGGGGAAGGGCTCCGCGGAGCGTTTGCAGGCGATATTGAAATCCTGCGGCTTCACGGTTGGTGTGAGAAAGAAAATGGAGTGCCGCGAACTGATGCTGAGAGACCAGCAGCAGATCGTCACATTCCTTTCGCGGATAGGGCTCGTCAAGACAGCCCTCGATCTCGAGGAGACGGCGATCTACCGTTCGATGAGGAGCCATGCCAACAAGCTTGTGAACTGCGACGCCGCGAATATCAACAAGAGCCTGGAGGCGGCCCGTCTCCAGATGGAGCTGATCCGTCAGATGGAGGACCTTGGGATAGTGGAGGAGCTTCCAGCGCCGCTTTTTGAGCTGGTAATGGCGCGGAAGAAAAATCCGAGCATAACTTTGAAAGAACTTGGACAAACTTTACCGAGACCAATTAGCAAAAGTACGGTAGAATATAGGTGGCGGAAATTAGAAACCATGCTAAGAAAGCAATCAAAGGGGGATGATGCCAATGTACTTAGGAAAGGCAGACGTTAA
- a CDS encoding amylo-alpha-1,6-glucosidase, giving the protein MYLGKADVNTYDKGAGREFLVSNGRGSYGFSTVIGANTRREHGLLVVRPESERQHSVLVSKIEETIFDRNKKYQLSTNRYKDLVYPDGYRYLQEYQGNPFPSILFVIHSILLKKSIFMPHGKECTVIKYELLAAPDKVRLDLRPLFAHRLSDTVCPESGKSEFSVSSDDAHSISVKGRGHASCCSATAGTWSLKPLWFENLIYEQDDRPESAGVDHLWSPGFISNEISEGDVVYVVLSEKPQSFTLKELAAMEKETAERFENILEQANIPALNSAEQDMIVSSYHLVDDRPESIAPIYTGYPSVDTKARDTFISLPGLLLATGREEVAAKTLKYWLEIAEKNGWVMPEKFADDGSCEFGCIDNGLWFVYAADKYLSHHKEASAQDRAAFARAIKEIVEKYISGAAELDAVCDANMLLRMTSAHPSRYWMNAVAGDEVVVPRKGYLVEVNALWYNALKCAEKYALECGCADSAKKFGEAAEKCAKSFNDTFWSFDMKGLYDSVDPETFKNDGTIRPNQILAASLPFSPLSPDAAQNVVRLCWNELYTTYGLRTLDPRHDKFKGRSEGRLDQRLKARYRGMAWTWLLGQFITAYLKNNPSRKDLGWVFIRPFNSHLRHGCLGGVAELFDGMMPYRPHGDVLSAVSLGELLRVLHENLEAGE; this is encoded by the coding sequence ATGTACTTAGGAAAGGCAGACGTTAACACCTATGACAAAGGCGCCGGGAGGGAGTTCCTTGTCTCCAACGGGCGCGGAAGCTACGGATTTTCCACAGTCATAGGGGCAAACACAAGGAGAGAGCACGGCCTTCTCGTGGTGAGGCCTGAAAGCGAACGGCAGCACTCGGTCCTGGTCAGCAAAATCGAAGAGACCATTTTTGACCGCAACAAGAAATACCAGCTCTCAACGAACCGTTACAAGGATCTTGTTTACCCGGACGGTTACAGGTATCTACAGGAATATCAGGGAAATCCATTCCCAAGTATACTTTTTGTAATTCATAGTATCCTCCTCAAAAAATCGATTTTTATGCCGCATGGAAAAGAATGCACGGTAATAAAGTATGAGCTTCTGGCAGCTCCTGATAAGGTCCGCCTTGATCTGCGCCCGCTCTTCGCCCACAGGCTGAGCGACACGGTATGTCCTGAATCGGGTAAGAGCGAATTCAGCGTATCCTCCGACGACGCGCACAGCATCAGTGTAAAGGGCAGGGGACACGCCAGCTGCTGCTCGGCCACGGCAGGCACATGGTCGCTGAAGCCTCTATGGTTTGAAAACCTCATCTACGAGCAGGATGACCGCCCCGAATCCGCCGGCGTCGACCATCTGTGGTCGCCTGGATTCATCTCCAACGAGATATCCGAGGGAGACGTGGTCTATGTGGTGCTCTCCGAGAAACCGCAGAGCTTCACGCTCAAGGAGCTTGCCGCTATGGAAAAAGAGACGGCGGAGAGATTTGAAAATATCCTCGAGCAGGCGAATATTCCCGCCCTTAACAGCGCTGAGCAGGATATGATCGTATCCTCGTACCATCTCGTCGACGACCGCCCCGAGAGCATCGCCCCCATCTATACCGGCTATCCCTCAGTCGATACGAAGGCGCGCGACACCTTTATCTCGCTGCCCGGACTGCTTCTCGCCACCGGTAGGGAAGAGGTCGCGGCGAAGACGCTCAAATACTGGCTTGAGATCGCCGAGAAAAACGGCTGGGTCATGCCAGAAAAATTCGCCGACGACGGCTCCTGTGAATTTGGCTGCATCGACAACGGACTCTGGTTCGTATACGCGGCGGACAAATACCTCTCGCACCATAAAGAGGCCTCCGCTCAGGACAGAGCCGCGTTCGCCCGCGCGATAAAAGAGATCGTCGAAAAGTATATCTCAGGTGCCGCCGAGCTGGATGCGGTATGCGACGCGAATATGCTCCTCCGTATGACCTCGGCGCATCCCTCAAGATACTGGATGAACGCCGTGGCCGGCGACGAAGTAGTCGTTCCGCGCAAGGGATACCTCGTGGAGGTCAACGCCCTTTGGTACAACGCGCTGAAATGCGCCGAGAAATACGCGCTTGAGTGCGGCTGCGCCGATTCAGCGAAAAAGTTTGGGGAGGCGGCAGAGAAGTGCGCCAAGTCCTTCAACGATACCTTCTGGAGCTTCGATATGAAGGGCCTCTACGACAGCGTCGATCCAGAGACCTTCAAAAACGACGGCACGATCCGCCCGAACCAGATACTGGCGGCCTCGCTGCCCTTCAGCCCGCTATCGCCGGATGCGGCACAGAATGTGGTGCGCCTCTGCTGGAACGAGCTCTACACTACATACGGACTCCGCACCCTCGACCCGCGCCATGACAAGTTCAAGGGCCGTTCCGAGGGACGCCTGGACCAGCGCCTCAAGGCCCGCTACCGCGGCATGGCCTGGACATGGCTGCTTGGGCAGTTCATTACCGCATACCTCAAAAACAATCCTTCGCGTAAGGACCTTGGATGGGTATTCATCCGTCCGTTCAATTCGCACCTGCGCCACGGATGCCTGGGCGGGGTAGCGGAACTCTTCGACGGCATGATGCCCTACCGTCCGCACGGAGACGTCCTCAGCGCCGTATCGCTCGGAGAACTTCTGCGCGTACTGCATGAGAATCTTGAGGCCGGCGAATAA
- the gap gene encoding type I glyceraldehyde-3-phosphate dehydrogenase, with product MAKYKVAINGFGRIGRLSLRAFFTNGKDNEFEIVAINDLTPPASLAYLLKYDSVFRRFPGTVEVDGDYLVVNGHRIKALAEPDPAKLPWKEMGVDLVIESTGRYTDANQAKAHIEAGAKKVIISAPAKNHDATIVMGVNEGVYDPKKDNIISNASCTTNCLAPVCKVLQDKFGIKEGLMNTIHAYTNDQKTLDFPHKNLSRGRAAALSIIPTSTGAAKAISEVMPELKGKLNGFALRVPTPDVSVVDLTVVLEKPATVDEVNAAMKEAAEGPLKGILEYEPEDLVSMDFVGDTNSSIFAPMHTMSMGDRMIKLLSWYDNECGYSNRVIDLANYIFKKGL from the coding sequence ATGGCTAAGTACAAGGTTGCAATCAACGGGTTTGGACGTATCGGACGTCTTTCTCTCCGCGCGTTTTTCACGAACGGGAAAGATAATGAATTTGAAATAGTGGCGATAAACGACCTCACACCGCCGGCATCTCTTGCATATCTGCTTAAGTATGACTCAGTTTTCCGCCGTTTCCCCGGCACAGTTGAAGTCGACGGCGACTACCTCGTAGTAAACGGACACCGGATCAAGGCCCTTGCGGAGCCCGATCCCGCGAAACTGCCCTGGAAAGAGATGGGCGTGGACCTTGTCATAGAGTCGACCGGCCGCTACACCGACGCCAACCAGGCGAAGGCGCACATTGAAGCCGGCGCGAAAAAGGTCATCATCTCGGCTCCCGCCAAGAACCATGACGCCACGATAGTTATGGGTGTCAACGAGGGCGTCTACGATCCCAAGAAAGACAACATCATCTCCAACGCCTCCTGCACGACAAACTGCCTCGCTCCCGTCTGCAAAGTCCTCCAGGACAAGTTCGGCATCAAAGAGGGGCTCATGAACACCATCCACGCATATACTAACGACCAGAAGACGCTCGACTTCCCGCACAAGAACCTCTCTCGCGGCAGAGCGGCGGCCCTCTCGATCATACCGACCAGCACCGGAGCCGCGAAGGCGATCTCCGAGGTTATGCCGGAGCTCAAAGGCAAGCTCAACGGCTTCGCGCTCCGCGTACCTACCCCCGACGTTTCGGTCGTCGACCTCACCGTAGTCCTTGAGAAGCCGGCGACGGTGGACGAAGTCAATGCGGCGATGAAAGAGGCAGCCGAGGGCCCGCTTAAGGGAATACTTGAGTACGAGCCCGAAGACCTCGTGTCTATGGACTTCGTAGGCGATACCAATTCGTCGATATTCGCGCCGATGCACACCATGTCTATGGGAGACAGAATGATAAAGCTCCTCTCATGGTACGACAACGAGTGCGGATACAGCAACAGAGTTATCGATCTCGCGAACTACATCTTCAAAAAGGGACTTTAA
- a CDS encoding phosphoglycerate kinase, with protein MRLKTFSPSEVAGKKVLVRVDFNVPLADGRVSDDTRIKAHLPTLTALREAGAKVALISHLGRPKGTFNLKYTLEPVGEELAKLTGWPVRFVPDCVGEKVDEAVASWKDGEVLLLENVRFYPEEEKNDFEFAKRLTKDFDLFVMDAFSASHRAHASTRAAAELLPSYSGKLIDREITMLSAARDEPKKPFVLILGGAKVSDKIAVVENMLKKVDTILIGGGMAFTFLKAQGKEIGKSLCETEKLDFAARMLDEAAKLGVKIMLPTDVVTAPEFKADSPASVVSAEAIPADQMGLDIGPATAGLFAKEITAAKTVLWNGPMGVFEMPAFAKGTEAVAKALADATAKGALTVVGGGDSAAAIALFKMEDKVSHVSTGGGASLEFFEGKSLPGIEPYVLD; from the coding sequence ATGCGCCTGAAGACCTTTTCACCATCGGAGGTAGCGGGGAAAAAGGTTCTGGTGAGGGTGGACTTCAACGTTCCCCTCGCCGACGGCAGGGTCAGCGACGATACGCGCATCAAGGCCCATCTTCCGACGCTTACGGCTCTGCGTGAAGCCGGCGCGAAGGTCGCCCTGATCTCACATCTCGGCCGGCCGAAGGGAACCTTCAACCTTAAATACACCCTGGAACCCGTAGGCGAGGAGCTTGCGAAGCTCACGGGCTGGCCCGTGCGTTTCGTCCCCGACTGCGTGGGTGAAAAGGTTGACGAGGCCGTAGCCTCCTGGAAAGACGGCGAAGTGCTGCTGCTGGAGAACGTCCGTTTCTATCCCGAAGAGGAGAAAAACGATTTCGAATTCGCCAAGCGCCTCACAAAAGACTTCGACCTTTTCGTGATGGACGCCTTCAGCGCCTCGCACAGGGCGCACGCCTCGACAAGGGCGGCGGCCGAGCTTCTGCCCTCATATTCAGGCAAACTCATCGACCGTGAGATCACGATGCTCTCCGCGGCGCGCGACGAACCGAAGAAACCCTTCGTCCTCATCCTCGGCGGCGCTAAGGTCTCCGACAAGATAGCGGTGGTGGAGAATATGCTTAAAAAAGTCGATACCATCCTCATCGGCGGCGGCATGGCCTTCACCTTCCTCAAGGCGCAGGGCAAAGAGATCGGCAAATCGCTCTGCGAGACAGAGAAGCTCGACTTCGCGGCCAGGATGCTTGACGAAGCCGCTAAGCTTGGCGTAAAGATCATGCTTCCGACTGACGTCGTCACCGCGCCGGAATTCAAGGCCGATTCGCCGGCGTCGGTGGTCTCTGCGGAGGCTATCCCGGCAGATCAGATGGGACTTGACATCGGTCCCGCGACCGCCGGGCTATTCGCGAAAGAGATAACGGCGGCTAAGACCGTGCTCTGGAACGGACCGATGGGTGTCTTTGAGATGCCGGCCTTCGCCAAGGGCACCGAAGCCGTGGCCAAGGCCCTTGCCGACGCCACAGCAAAGGGCGCGCTGACGGTCGTCGGCGGGGGAGACTCCGCGGCAGCGATAGCCCTCTTCAAGATGGAGGACAAGGTATCGCACGTCTCCACAGGCGGCGGCGCAAGCCTCGAATTCTTTGAGGGGAAGAGTCTGCCGGGCATCGAGCCCTACGTTTTAGATTAG
- the tpiA gene encoding triose-phosphate isomerase: MRRKFIAGNWKMFNGPKATSEFLNKFDAEIKAAPEVQKAVADGKEEIAFFVPAVSLLTAVCGAKEMPVIIGAQNTHWEKSGAFTGEISVPMITEIGATHVLIGHSERRHIFREIDEELNKKVHAAVEGGLTAVLCVGETLEERESGKAFEVIKRQFVEGLKGMEGKTVAEKVIVAYEPVWAIGTGKTASDADAEEICKFIRGLAAESYCAKTADELIVLYGGSVKPENTKGIISQPDIDGVLVGGASLKPESFIQIVKNAL; encoded by the coding sequence ATGCGCAGAAAGTTTATCGCTGGCAACTGGAAGATGTTTAACGGTCCAAAGGCTACAAGTGAATTTCTTAACAAGTTTGATGCAGAGATAAAGGCCGCTCCCGAGGTACAAAAGGCTGTCGCCGATGGGAAGGAAGAGATCGCTTTCTTCGTGCCCGCCGTCTCACTGCTCACCGCCGTCTGCGGCGCTAAAGAGATGCCGGTGATAATCGGCGCGCAGAATACACATTGGGAAAAGAGCGGTGCCTTTACGGGCGAAATATCGGTGCCGATGATCACGGAGATCGGCGCGACGCATGTCCTGATCGGCCACAGCGAGAGACGTCACATCTTCCGCGAGATAGACGAAGAGCTCAACAAAAAGGTACACGCAGCCGTAGAGGGCGGCCTGACCGCGGTTCTTTGCGTCGGTGAGACGCTTGAGGAACGCGAATCGGGAAAGGCCTTCGAGGTCATCAAGAGACAGTTTGTCGAGGGGCTTAAGGGGATGGAGGGAAAGACCGTCGCTGAAAAGGTGATTGTCGCCTACGAACCCGTCTGGGCCATCGGTACCGGCAAGACGGCCAGCGACGCCGACGCAGAAGAGATCTGCAAGTTCATACGCGGCCTCGCGGCGGAAAGCTATTGCGCGAAGACGGCCGATGAGCTCATCGTACTGTACGGCGGCAGCGTAAAGCCCGAGAATACAAAGGGCATCATCTCCCAGCCGGACATCGACGGTGTGCTTGTCGGCGGAGCCTCGCTCAAGCCTGAGAGCTTCATCCAGATAGTAAAGAACGCGCTGTAG
- a CDS encoding ketopantoate reductase family protein, translating into MKIAVLGIGGVGGIVGGALAKNYTETYFYVRGKNLDAIRRRGLRVRSALLGDFTVQPKLASDSAEELGLMDVIFVSCKGYNLRAACESIAPMIKAETLVIPLLNGVIVSDMMRPMLPPCLLADGIIRVFSHLEQPGHIVQSYGPCSVILGMRDGGIPQKLEETAAIVGKAGISTTLSDDILADSWNKYMMMCGNSVLFCCCDGPAGKVREHPGHMELVRAVAGELIAVAAASGVTMPADMADRYTENFSKLAPEAMSSLYRDLSGGKPPSETELDHIIGRMIELGQQYGVPTPYHKAAYERFAAK; encoded by the coding sequence ATGAAAATAGCTGTGCTGGGCATCGGCGGCGTCGGCGGTATCGTTGGCGGCGCGCTGGCAAAAAATTATACAGAGACCTACTTTTATGTGCGTGGAAAAAACCTCGACGCCATACGCCGGAGGGGACTCAGGGTGCGGTCCGCCCTGCTGGGCGATTTCACGGTGCAGCCTAAGCTAGCCTCGGACAGCGCGGAGGAGCTTGGCCTGATGGACGTCATCTTCGTCTCATGCAAGGGGTACAATCTGAGGGCGGCCTGTGAGTCCATCGCGCCAATGATCAAAGCGGAAACGCTGGTGATACCGCTGCTGAACGGCGTCATCGTCTCCGATATGATGAGGCCGATGCTGCCTCCGTGCCTACTGGCGGACGGCATCATTCGCGTATTCAGCCATCTGGAACAGCCGGGGCATATCGTGCAGAGCTACGGCCCCTGTAGCGTCATCCTCGGCATGAGGGATGGCGGCATACCACAAAAGCTGGAGGAGACTGCGGCCATCGTCGGCAAGGCCGGTATCAGCACCACGTTATCGGACGACATTCTTGCCGACAGCTGGAATAAATATATGATGATGTGCGGCAACAGCGTGCTATTTTGCTGTTGTGACGGACCGGCGGGAAAGGTCCGCGAACATCCCGGCCACATGGAGTTGGTACGCGCCGTAGCCGGCGAACTGATCGCGGTGGCGGCGGCCTCCGGAGTTACGATGCCAGCTGATATGGCCGACCGCTATACGGAGAATTTTTCAAAGCTGGCGCCGGAGGCGATGAGTTCGCTTTACCGAGACCTCAGCGGCGGCAAACCGCCAAGCGAAACGGAGTTGGACCATATCATCGGCAGGATGATTGAACTGGGACAACAGTACGGCGTACCGACGCCGTACCACAAAGCCGCCTACGAACGTTTTGCCGCAAAATAA
- a CDS encoding HIT family protein, with amino-acid sequence MECIFCRLKDYVLENELAYAVFDAMPVNEGHMLIIPKRHVQNYFDITLQEEAAMHELLRRGKELLDEKYHPDGYNFGVNCNKCAGQSVMHVHMHLIPRYKGDTESPLGGVRGVIPEKMAYIKK; translated from the coding sequence ATGGAATGCATCTTCTGCAGGCTCAAGGATTATGTTCTGGAAAATGAGCTCGCCTACGCGGTATTCGACGCAATGCCGGTAAACGAAGGCCATATGCTCATCATCCCCAAGAGGCATGTGCAGAACTATTTCGACATCACCCTCCAGGAGGAGGCGGCGATGCACGAGCTGCTTCGCAGGGGAAAAGAGCTGCTGGATGAAAAATATCACCCTGACGGATATAACTTCGGGGTAAACTGCAACAAATGCGCGGGGCAGTCGGTGATGCACGTCCATATGCATCTGATACCGCGCTACAAAGGCGACACAGAATCGCCGCTTGGCGGCGTGCGCGGCGTCATCCCCGAAAAGATGGCCTATATAAAGAAATAA
- the rsfS gene encoding ribosome silencing factor yields the protein MTEKNEDFCAPYMPLVEALLDKHAAEVSVHNLSEISGFADVFIVAIARSELNARTLKDTACDILDETGAKYRVEGENSTRWTLIDAGDLIVNILSREGRDFYRLDSLWGDAPTKKFTDQDED from the coding sequence ATGACGGAAAAAAACGAAGATTTCTGCGCGCCGTACATGCCTTTGGTAGAGGCGCTGCTTGACAAACACGCGGCGGAGGTCAGCGTACACAACCTGAGCGAGATATCAGGCTTCGCGGATGTGTTTATCGTAGCAATCGCCCGTTCGGAGCTGAACGCAAGGACGCTGAAAGATACCGCCTGCGACATACTTGACGAGACGGGAGCAAAGTACCGCGTCGAGGGTGAAAACAGCACCAGATGGACGCTGATCGACGCGGGAGACCTTATCGTCAATATACTAAGCCGTGAGGGACGCGACTTTTACAGGCTTGATTCGCTCTGGGGCGACGCTCCGACGAAGAAATTCACCGATCAGGACGAAGATTAG
- a CDS encoding LCP family protein encodes MIRSRTIILIIICGLIAIFGGAGLRLYFAWHTSQDDIRRAFENESQKKENESYAALLKEQGRFNILVMGEDDVEGSRRSDTILFVTIDIDDKNMRVISLPRDTRVQIPHHGTQKLNHAFAYGGPDLLKATVEKYLGLPILYYVVINYDSFPEFVDMVGGVEVDVQKRMRYVDRAGGLDINIQPGRQLLDGKTALKYVRFRKDALGDIGRIQRQQQFIKALVKKAYDPRVLIKFPELAAQAMKIFKTDMSPTLAVQLAGFVQNELGRDRMFFSMLPGEPVMIDRLSYWMGDVKAANAFLNAPVEALISGDVTEGSGRNAKQVHFTSAGDAVTASADVSGEGSQPGTQTVQSGAKKDEMSKDELMTLIKSMPESVAVLNGTGKAGVSAEISTRLQQLGVDVIHSGNAKHFDYQHCNIVYPTNASEKVKTTARQLGTLLKIPKNLVRPSQQAFYASIIAGHDYKKLTTLLDNMLKISNQ; translated from the coding sequence TTGATACGCTCAAGAACTATTATTTTGATAATAATATGCGGACTTATCGCCATCTTCGGCGGCGCCGGACTGCGGCTCTATTTTGCGTGGCACACCTCACAGGACGACATACGCAGGGCGTTTGAAAACGAAAGTCAGAAAAAGGAGAACGAAAGTTATGCCGCACTGCTGAAAGAGCAGGGGCGGTTCAACATTCTCGTCATGGGCGAGGACGATGTGGAGGGATCGCGGCGCTCCGATACGATCCTCTTTGTCACCATCGACATCGACGACAAGAACATGCGCGTGATTTCGCTGCCGCGCGACACACGCGTACAGATCCCACACCACGGAACACAGAAGCTGAACCATGCCTTCGCCTACGGCGGCCCCGACCTGCTTAAGGCGACGGTCGAGAAATACCTCGGCCTGCCGATTCTTTATTATGTCGTCATCAATTACGACAGCTTTCCCGAATTTGTCGACATGGTCGGCGGGGTAGAGGTGGACGTTCAGAAGAGGATGCGTTATGTTGACAGGGCAGGCGGCCTTGATATAAATATTCAGCCAGGACGGCAGCTTCTTGATGGAAAAACTGCCCTGAAATATGTACGTTTCAGAAAAGACGCCCTCGGCGACATTGGCCGTATACAGCGCCAGCAGCAGTTTATCAAAGCGCTCGTTAAGAAGGCCTACGATCCGCGCGTCCTGATCAAGTTCCCGGAACTCGCGGCGCAGGCGATGAAGATATTTAAGACCGACATGTCACCGACCCTTGCCGTGCAGCTTGCGGGCTTTGTACAAAATGAGCTTGGCCGTGATCGGATGTTTTTCTCTATGCTGCCCGGAGAACCGGTGATGATCGACCGTCTGAGCTACTGGATGGGCGACGTCAAGGCGGCAAACGCCTTCCTCAACGCACCCGTTGAGGCACTGATTTCCGGCGACGTTACGGAGGGCAGCGGCAGGAATGCGAAGCAGGTGCACTTTACGAGCGCCGGGGACGCCGTAACCGCCTCAGCGGACGTCAGCGGAGAGGGAAGCCAGCCCGGAACACAGACGGTTCAGAGCGGCGCTAAAAAGGACGAAATGAGCAAAGATGAGCTAATGACCCTGATAAAGTCGATGCCGGAGTCGGTGGCGGTCCTCAATGGAACAGGCAAGGCAGGTGTGAGCGCCGAGATATCAACACGCCTGCAGCAGCTCGGCGTCGACGTGATCCATTCCGGCAACGCGAAGCATTTCGACTATCAGCACTGCAACATAGTCTACCCGACCAACGCCAGCGAGAAGGTCAAGACGACGGCACGCCAGCTCGGCACGCTGCTTAAGATCCCCAAAAACCTCGTGCGCCCGAGCCAGCAGGCCTTTTACGCCTCGATAATTGCGGGACATGACTATAAGAAACTGACTACATTATTGGATAATATGCTGAAGATCAGCAATCAGTAA